Within Solea solea chromosome 1, fSolSol10.1, whole genome shotgun sequence, the genomic segment TGTGCTTTCATAAAATGGCCCCTATATTATGGGACTGACTGTAATTTAGTTGTAtactaattccacacttttatTCTCTGATTAAAAGGGTGACTCAATATATACTGGCATAAACAACAATATCCACTCAGGCCGAGTAGAATTTGCAGCGTTATGGGAAATGCTTTCGTGTATGACATGTCTATTAAGTTGTAGTCTTTCgaaaacaaatgagaaaaataattaaatcactAAACATTGTCTGTAATTTAATTATCCCATGTGTGAAAGTTATATTCCATACATCACAGAAAGGATGTAGTCAGACTTGTGTGACAGTCTGCaataaacagcagtgtttttgttttcatttctcattTGCTTTGTTCACTGAatgctctgcttttttttttttttgatgactaTCTTAATTATCTGAGGGTATCATTTGGAAACAGACTTTTCATTCCAGTATGGGCACAATTAGCATTTTATAGGCCAATTTAATACGCCCTCCAAATCACTCTGATTTGCTGGCAGTTTCAGCTGCTTTGTGCAGTTGTATTGCTGGCATCAGCATGCCATCAGCAGGTCTTTGTTCTCAGCTGTTGTGTTATGTTATTCAGAAGATGAAGGTGTATACAaaaacatgggggggggggggggggaataaccACATAGGAATAAGCAAGTGCGAAAGTTTCCAGATGCCCTCACTTGTGACAGAAATGCAGATGCTTCTGTAGCCAAGCAGCTCTTTGGGTCACAGTCAATctgacgtaaaaaaaaaagcagcctaaattttaatgtttcacaaTTTCTGTTCTTGATACAGTACAACAGCAGAGTGTGTTTCAACAAGTAAAGGATGATAAAATGTTTCAGTCTCTGCAGTGGAGCGCTCAACTGTTCTAATACTGCTTTTCTTCCTGCCAGTCTCATGCtggctttggataaaaacaGACAATTCAACTGAAAAGTTACATTTTGTTAGGCTGCCAATCAGATTTATGATGCTCATCCTAACATCATTTAATGCCTTgcttctcaaactgtggtacgtctACCGCCAGTGGTATGCAGGCTGCCTCTAGTggtacacacaaacaaattagAATATAATAATTAGTTACCATATAGCTCTCGATCCATCTCAACCTAATTTCACTACACGCAATACAAACAAGCAAATTATCTTagtgggaataaatctgcctcctgttaAAGGTCTGTACACGATTTAGCTctgcctatttacaccactgtattttaactttggcgataatggtgttactccGAGAGCTCACTATTTGCTCAAAGACTTTGCAAACCACTGATGTAGCGCATTGAGAACCTTTTTCAGACATCTTCTGTGGCCTCTCGAGTAAAGGTCACAAGGCATTTACACAGTCCGTCTCGCACTGTAGCTCACACCGCGCCTCTACTCTTcaacttgtgttgttttttttctttttaaaactttttttggtCTCATCTTTCTTTACACATCTTCCCTGACACATGAACCTTTTTTTAGTTGGACGACCtaaagcacagagaagcatatAGGAAGTTACAACATGTTGTCACAACAGCATTTATAATTCAGCAGCACACACAACACTAAAAACATTCATCCAATGCTGAAGCACGACTTAAGAAACAAGCTGCCCTTTGACCCAAACGTCCCACAGATCATTCAGTTCAATCTGCAAAGTGTAAGTCTCACCGCAGCATATGTCTTTTCTGACCCCGAGCAACAGTGCGTTTGCCCAGTTTCACATCCTAGACGCTCCTAATGCTCAACTTAACTACAACTTGCTACAGTGAAATCAAACCCCGACGAAGGATTTAAACCCTTAATTCACCtcaaatcaaatataacaaACAGTCACTAAATGTTTCCcgttaaaaaatattttactcATCAAATATCTTGTATCTATATCAACATATTTATCTTTAAATGTATCTAAACCTTTTAAGGGCTGAATCATGTTGTTCCTCTCAGGGGACAATTAAAAGCAAATCAGCAAAATTCTCAAGTCAAGTGAATCCCGATTTTGGGGGAGGGGATGTCTtttgagtcactgtgtgtgtgtgtgttaaggggggggggggaggggggcgggggcggAGAAGGAGTGCCCTATCCGAGAATTTCAAACAAGATGGCAtccaaatactgtatgtgataAAACCCAAAGTTACACCATAGGGCGGGGTAAGTTGAACAAGAGACTACATTGTTCCCTCCTCAATCTGACTAAAACTTAAATCtggtcatacacacacacacacacaacagccagCATTATTTTACTACTTAATGACTCGTTTCTATTTGTCGTGCCATGCGTAAAGGCGCGCCATTATACAGCCGCTGTGTTGTAACTTGATACTCGGTATTTCCATCCCAGCTAATGTGCTCCTCTTCACAATCAGCAACAACAAGATAGACATTTGAATCACAATTTTAAACTTGGTTCCTTAATAGATGTGTCCCCATCTGTGCGccgtttctcttctttttccaaacagagaaaacaatgcTCCGTTAGATCAGTGCATTTCAGGACCTCGGACAGCGACTAAAGCAGCTGCTGGAAGCCCTTGTTCTCTGTAACCTAAATAAAAGAGTGATAAATGCGCTCAGCCTATACAATACAATATCTTTTATTAAGCGGGACATATAGGGatttttctattatttccaCAATGTACATTTGGTGAGCAACGTCACTGAACATTAAATCAGTCAAAGCTACGCAGATTCCGAAATGTAGAACACACAATAATGTGAATATGTACTTAATaaattatgtcattatttttttaaataaaagggCTCTAAATCATCTCCGGTGGCTGAAATATGTcgccttttttctcttttaataaaCTCATCGGCGGCCTACATTTGGCTTGTTTTCAATATGTTCAGCATCCAAACGCAACACCATTGACAGCACAAAAcataaagagattaaaaaaaaaaaaaaaaaaaacttccgtTCGTGCAAAAAGATGCTTTGGGTGTGAAAGCACTTTTTCTCTGGGTGTCCATAATTCCTTATACTTCACTTGGACAGGGACCATAATATTCTTTAAGGctatacaaacacaaaatagaGCATAACACACTCGGCCTGTCCAGGACATCAGTTCCCCCTCATCTTCTCCATTGTCCATTTAGTCCAGGTGCGCCCGTTTGTCTGTTGGCAAAGTTTGTTTTccaagcaagaaaaaaaaatccacatacCCGACAAGCAAATGCCACTGGTCGATCAATACGTCTAATCATCCAGATTGCGTTAAAGTTGATTTATGGATTTGAATATATGAAACTCCAAGGAAACGTTCAATTTGACAAGATAGTGGACGAGAGTAGGTATACAGATATTCGTCGGCTTCCTTGGCTGACAGTTATTTAAGTTGAAAATAAATGGCAtgggttttttctctttttttttcgttttttttttttttttctctttccgtTCCTCAACCTAAGCAGAGTCCCTCCCGGGCGACGTGGATCATCACAGATTAGATTATAGAGGAAAGACTAGAAAGCCTGAGAAGGTGGAGTACTTCCATCCACCCATTAGTGTGCCCCGCTCCAGCTTCAGATACACGCGGTCCTCGCGCTCAACCATCAGCAGTACTCCGTTGCTGGCCGCCTCTCTCGTCACGTCCTGATCACCGGCGAATGCTGATATAACTGGATAATCATTCTGCATCAGGTTCACCTACAGGGAAGTGGAGACACAGGCTTATTGTTGTTTTAGGCTAATTTACAATAGAAAGGTCACCAAAATGATGGCTGTACACCAACTGACCTCTTTGGTTATTGCTCACCTGTATGGTTTGCCTGTTGTACACCTTCACCACGTGGAAACTGAAACTATATATCCCCCTCCTTGGAGCCTGGAAAACACTTGCTTTGAGATCGAAATGGTTGCCGATGTTCACTAAAACCTGTGACCAAAAAGCACGCACAGTAagacaacacttttattttcatgcttCAATGTTGTGTATTGTTTGTCCCTGATATGCATGCAGCCTGCAGACAGGCGTATCTTATGCTTTTGGTATGCCAAATGGTTTAGACTGCACTATAATTGTAGTTGATTCCCACATGAATGCCCACAATAGGCCGCTGTCCAAAGCCATCAGTCGAGAAAACTTCTCGGGACAGTCCAAAAAGCCACAGAATGCAAATGAAGATTCGACCAAGGCCCTTTACGCATTTAATAAATCACTACATGGGTGTTCCTCATTCGATTTGAAATCACGCGAGTTACGCACAATATTAGATGAAAACAGAGATGTGTTCTTTATAGCAGATATAGATCTCAGATCACGCAGGACGAGCGCAGGGATTGGAAATCAATGAAACATGACCTTAAACAAGTTGTGTGCGCCTGCGGCAAATAGACAGGACAGAAGagaatctaaaaacaaaaacaggaaaacagcaATGGAGCTGAGCCATTCAACCATGTCTGACAACAACAGTTTATGGGCTATGTTACTGTAATGTTGTATGCAGTGTATCTAACCTGGTCAAAATAGATGGTCATTGACGTGTTGCTCATCTCCGATGGCTCGTGGTTGGTCCCACGTACCGCGGAAAAAGCCACCTTTGCCCCAGCGGAACGGACAGATATGCCAAGTGAGGAGGTGACCCCTCCTTCCGAAGAAGGGTTCGAGTCGCAAACCACAAGACACTTCCCTTCGAGCACGATGGGCTCCGTCTCGTTCTGGCCGACGCAGAAAACCACGTCGCATCCCAAGAGGAGAGTCAGTGCCAGTATGGCACAGGGTCCCGGGAAGCGCGCTGGCACCATGGTCAGATCGCTGGTCCCGTGCACACTGATGACAGCCCCTTAGAGGTTTCTATTCGATCACCTGGTCCAGACTTACTcccttctctcttttcctctcgcttttcctctctctgtgatgCCCCCGTACTCTCTCAAACACCTTCTGACACACTAACGCACTCAGACTCTCTCCGGCGGATACTCCCCTCCCTCCTGTGCGTCTTAGTTGGTTTTGGGAGAGTATTCAGACAAGTGTTGTTGTAAATCCTGGCGatatgggagaaaaaaaatgacagtttcAATATCAGATCGCAATATGAGGATCAATAGTTTCGTTCTGAAAACTTCACAGTATTTTGTCTGCGTAAAATGGGTACCGTGCGTAAAATGATCCTAATATCTATATCTGAGGAAAAATCCCCTTGTAAACATGCATGCTCAATTTCTAATCccttaattattaaataaaacaaatatatgttTTCAGATATGGATAAATGAACTGTGTGCCGCCGCACTTTGACTGTTTATAATGTAATTAATGTAAACGATTTGTAAAAGGGAATCCTTCTATCTGCTAAAAAATGATAATGCCGGTGAAACCAGCACTTTATGGTTATTCCTGTTAAGAAAAAAAGGTAAATCATGACCTACCTGTGCCATCCATCCCGCTGTTAcatgctctctgtctctcgcagACTGTGAACTGAGCGCTCTGATCGCTGGTGCAAAAAGAAAGCCAAAGTCTCTGGGCTTCGTTTCGAGGGACAACTCACGCCCATTCTTTGTGTGTAGCCACTGCACTCTTCGGAAGTATCCCGCAATTAAGAGCCATGCGTGGATTAATGGGCATGTTTACATATTAATCAGTTCAGTGTTGTGAGCTCAAGGGGCCCCTCAGGACGACAGAGATCACTTCCCCTCAGTGTCTGTCCTTTATATGCAGTGGGTTTCTCATGTCTCAGCCTGATTAATCGGAAATGAAAGGGCTCTGTCGCGGATAACCTTGCTGTCGCATGGCACATTCGCCATGCATGTATATGTAACTAATTTCAGACTTACAAAAACGTGCCTTTTCAGGAGTCTAAGAAAGATACATGTGCGCCATCCAGTGGTGCCATTAAATTGTGCACTATTTCCTAACATCTCCTTGTCAGATGCACATCACAAAAAcgaaatattttacatttgtgacatgttttattcatatatatatatatatgtgtgtatgtgtgtgttcattggtGTGCAAGTAAATCATTTCACATGCATGAGGAAAGAAGGTGACTCTTCAGAAAAGGCTCACTGTAGAACTTCAGAGAAAATGACCTGAACCACCTTTGGCCTTTCTATTCTGTCCTCATTCTTCAGAGAGCTGTGTGCGGAGGGTCTCTATCAATGTTATGCACCTCTGAAGGGCCCGAGGGCCGACTAGACTTTATTTAATGAGCTGTAATTTTCTCACTTACAGGTATGATAACTTGACCCTTTATGCATGGCACTCATAGTGCTGTATAGGTGGTCTTCACTGTCATGTAGCTCAAGTAAATAGAAGAAATAGGCTAATTGTCTTTGAACATAATTCATCAGGAATTGATTGAATGTCACTAGTGCGGGCGATTATCAATGTTATATCAATATTGTGACACATGAAAAGATAGTGCCTGATGTTTTGTATGTTGTCATGTTGTGATATGGCATCTGGGATGTCTTTTCTTGGTTGCAAAGGCTGTTGCAgtcaaattatatttaataagtGATAAGTAAAGatgttgttgacattttaaatccaaatttaaacatatttattcagaatGGCTTTTAATACCAAGTAGTGGGGTGACagtttatgttctttttattctttcagttcactttttattcttgtgtctttctgaatttgtttttaccGTCTGTTTTTAATGCCATGTGTCTGTcacgcttttattttgtaaagcactttggtttTAAagggctatagaaataaagtacattacattacataaaaaTGTCTGAGGAAACTCAGTTGCCAACTCTTTGACAGTCATTTGACAGTATATATTGTTTGAttgttaaatattatttaaaggtAAGAGCACATGTAAAACATATCATAAACAGCTAGTTATGTGatatatgaatgtatatatatatatattgtattgttACTGGCCTGTAAAAAGCACAAATATACATAACTGAAAAATATTGAGTTATTTACAAGCCATAATTGTCTAGCCCTGAATGTCTAAGCCTTTACAAATGTTAACATTTCTACCAGCTGTTTTCATCTTTTGTAAATTcagtacaaataaataataaacattttggctttaactaCAGTGATCCTTCCCCCTCTCTGTCAGCCTCTATGCACATCGCACGATTGGAGCTGAGGGACAAACCATGCGAAACAGTGACATCAGGTTTCCAGGAGCCACAGCTCACCCCAGGCCTTAAGAAGGACACGTagtgaaaacaacaaatgtcaAGTCAGGGGGAACATGCAATGGGAAGGGATGTGGCCTACATGGCATTACAGCACCAGGGGCTGCTGTTGCCCAACAGGGATTTCCCTTCTATCAGAGACGCTGATCAACAAGGTTATTTTCCCTGACAGCGAGCAGAGCCTGCTGGCTAAAGAACAGGAAGGTTGATTATGTGACGGATCTCAAAGCAAAACATCTGCATTCACATGGAACATTTTTATCTGTACAAATTAAGAAATAATTGCAGGTATGTATTGCAACTTTGTTTAACGCAGGACTCATTTTAGTGATATTTCTGCAATATGCCAAAGTCCTATATTTGCcatgcatttacatttactgtcaAATAAATCTGCATCTCTTTGTGCTTCAGAATAGCATGATGTGCTGTATCTCTGTGCATCtgcctgtctgtccatctgtctgtgtgcCCTTTTAAATCAGTCGCCATTTTCAAACGAGGTCAGTAAGTGAAAAAAtttgagctctctctctctctc encodes:
- the cbln2b gene encoding cerebellin-2b: MVPARFPGPCAILALTLLLGCDVVFCVGQNETEPIVLEGKCLVVCDSNPSSEGGVTSSLGISVRSAGAKVAFSAVRGTNHEPSEMSNTSMTIYFDQVLVNIGNHFDLKASVFQAPRRGIYSFSFHVVKVYNRQTIQVNLMQNDYPVISAFAGDQDVTREAASNGVLLMVEREDRVYLKLERGTLMGGWKYSTFSGFLVFPL